Proteins encoded by one window of Scatophagus argus isolate fScaArg1 chromosome 4, fScaArg1.pri, whole genome shotgun sequence:
- the p2rx7 gene encoding P2X purinoceptor 7 isoform X3, protein MRRVFIFQVPLKGRVCRTDKDCEKGAWDQQSHGIQTGSCVKFDVLTKSCEVSAWCPVETKTKPQRPALLAAAENFTVLIKNNIRFPAFNFIRRNILPHMNDAYLRSCQRVNDSLCPIFKLGDIVQEAGEKFSEMAVEGGVIGILIKWDCNLDRLMQHCFPKYSFRRLDEKESNRTLYPGLNFRYAKYNTVNGVEERTLYKAFGIRFDVMVFGQAGKFSFIQLIIYIGSTLSYYALTTILIDWLIGTSCYSAEVGQNYSERKVESVQDKQKCILCVSYVDENSIRLVKRSQKKSLQDVKPTSVLPRKEDTGHLRAVLSLLQPGIGSDHDAQPSQDHKPIPNPKPRRPSWCKCDCCTPCSVPQEELCCRWSDGVCITSSPLFEHLVLRRSLLEAVLLYRDPLSSPADRRQTAALRHCAYRQYISWRFGVPPNDTHPAIPSCCVWRVREEYPSPDGQYSGFRLTRMASLQACANGEL, encoded by the exons ATGCGCAGAG TGTTTATATTCCAGGTTCCCCTGAAAGGCAGAGTGTGTCGTACTGATAAGGACTGTGAGAAGGGAGCCTGGGATCAGCAGAGTCACG GGATACAGACAGGATCATGTGTGAAGTTTGATGTGTTGACGAAATCTTGTGAAGTATCTGCATGGTGTCCAGTTGAAACCAAGACAAAACCTCAGAG GCCTGCTCTGTTGGCAGCAGCCGAGAACTTTACAGtcctcatcaaaaacaacatCCGGTTCCCCGCATTCAACTTCATCCG aaGGAACATCCTCCCACACATGAACGATGCCTACCTGAGGAGCTGTCAGAGAGTAAACGACTCGCTGTGTCCCATCTTCAAACTGGGAGACATCGTTCAAGAGGCTGGAGAAAAATTCTCTGAAATGGCGGTCGAG GGGGGCGTCATCGGCATCCTGATCAAATGGGACTGCAACCTGGACCGACTCATGCAGCACTGCTTTCCCAAATACTCCTTCAGACGGCTGGATGAGAAAGAGAGTAACAGGACACTGTACCCCGGCCTCAACTTCAG GTATGCAAAGTACAACACGGTGAACGGAGTGGAGGAGCGAACGTTGTACAAAGCATTTGGGATCAGGTTTGATGTCATGGTGTTCGGACAG GCTGGAAAGTTCAGCTTCATCCAGCTTATCATCTACATCGGATCAACGCTGTCATATTATGCTCTG acAACAATATTGATCGACTGGCTGATTGGAACCAGCTGTTACTCTGCAGAGGTGGGACAAAACTACTCTGAGAGGAAAGTGGAATCAGTCCAAGACAAACAGAAG tgcatCCTCTGTGTGTCCTACGTTGATGAGAACAGCATTCGACTGGTGAAGAGATCACAGAAGAAAAGTTTGCAAGACGTGAAGCCGACGTCTGTTCTTCCTCGCAAG GAGGATACGGGACACCTGAGGgctgttctctctctgctgcagccgGGTATTGGCTCAGATCATGACGCCCAGCCCTCCCAAGACCATAAACCCATCCCAAACCCCAAACCCCGTCGTCCATCCTGGTGTAAGTGCGATTGCTGCACTCCCTGCTCTGTCCCTCAGGAGGAGCTGTGTTGCCGGTGGAGTGACGGAGTCTGCAtcacctcttctcctctgtttgaGCATCTTGTGTTACGTCGCTCTCTGCTTGAGGCCGTCCTCCTTTACCGGGACCCTCTGTCTTCACCTGCTGATCGACGCCAGACCGCCGCCCTGCGTCATTGTGCCTACAGACAGTACATCAGCTGGAGGTTTGGAGTCCCACCTAACGACACCCACCCAGCCATCCCCAGCTGCTGCGTGTGGAGAGTCAGGGAGGAGTACCCCAGCCCTGACGGACAGTACAGCGGCTTCAGACTTACCAGGATGGCTTCCCTGCAGGCCTGTGCTAACGGAGAGCTGTGA
- the p2rx7 gene encoding P2X purinoceptor 7 isoform X1 encodes MPCCGVRSLCQYETNKLVRIQSVRLGSMKWSLNGFILLFICIMMLWNRKYQEFDLVVSSVTTKVKGVAQTHLSEVGDMVWDVVDYSGSSQNKNSFFVVTNVIVTKNQKQGKCAEVPLKGRVCRTDKDCEKGAWDQQSHGIQTGSCVKFDVLTKSCEVSAWCPVETKTKPQRPALLAAAENFTVLIKNNIRFPAFNFIRRNILPHMNDAYLRSCQRVNDSLCPIFKLGDIVQEAGEKFSEMAVEGGVIGILIKWDCNLDRLMQHCFPKYSFRRLDEKESNRTLYPGLNFRYAKYNTVNGVEERTLYKAFGIRFDVMVFGQAGKFSFIQLIIYIGSTLSYYALTTILIDWLIGTSCYSAEVGQNYSERKVESVQDKQKCILCVSYVDENSIRLVKRSQKKSLQDVKPTSVLPRKEDTGHLRAVLSLLQPGIGSDHDAQPSQDHKPIPNPKPRRPSWCKCDCCTPCSVPQEELCCRWSDGVCITSSPLFEHLVLRRSLLEAVLLYRDPLSSPADRRQTAALRHCAYRQYISWRFGVPPNDTHPAIPSCCVWRVREEYPSPDGQYSGFRLTRMASLQACANGEL; translated from the exons atGCCGTGCTGCGGTGTTCGCAGTCTGTGTCAGTATGAAACCAACAAGCTGGTGCGGATCCAGAGCGTCCGGCTCGGCTCCATGAAGTGGAGTCTGAACGGATTCATTCTGCTGTTTATCTG CATCATGATGCTTTGGAACAGGAAGTACCAGGAGTTTGACCTGGTGGTGAGCTCCGTCACCACCAAGGTGAAGGGCGTAGCCCAGACCCACCTTTCTGAGGTTGGGGACATGGTCTGGGATGTGGTGGACTACAGTGGGTCATCACAG AACAAAAACTCCTTTTTTGTGGTGACCAACGTCATCGTGACAAAGAATCAGAAGCAGGGAAAATGCGCAGAG GTTCCCCTGAAAGGCAGAGTGTGTCGTACTGATAAGGACTGTGAGAAGGGAGCCTGGGATCAGCAGAGTCACG GGATACAGACAGGATCATGTGTGAAGTTTGATGTGTTGACGAAATCTTGTGAAGTATCTGCATGGTGTCCAGTTGAAACCAAGACAAAACCTCAGAG GCCTGCTCTGTTGGCAGCAGCCGAGAACTTTACAGtcctcatcaaaaacaacatCCGGTTCCCCGCATTCAACTTCATCCG aaGGAACATCCTCCCACACATGAACGATGCCTACCTGAGGAGCTGTCAGAGAGTAAACGACTCGCTGTGTCCCATCTTCAAACTGGGAGACATCGTTCAAGAGGCTGGAGAAAAATTCTCTGAAATGGCGGTCGAG GGGGGCGTCATCGGCATCCTGATCAAATGGGACTGCAACCTGGACCGACTCATGCAGCACTGCTTTCCCAAATACTCCTTCAGACGGCTGGATGAGAAAGAGAGTAACAGGACACTGTACCCCGGCCTCAACTTCAG GTATGCAAAGTACAACACGGTGAACGGAGTGGAGGAGCGAACGTTGTACAAAGCATTTGGGATCAGGTTTGATGTCATGGTGTTCGGACAG GCTGGAAAGTTCAGCTTCATCCAGCTTATCATCTACATCGGATCAACGCTGTCATATTATGCTCTG acAACAATATTGATCGACTGGCTGATTGGAACCAGCTGTTACTCTGCAGAGGTGGGACAAAACTACTCTGAGAGGAAAGTGGAATCAGTCCAAGACAAACAGAAG tgcatCCTCTGTGTGTCCTACGTTGATGAGAACAGCATTCGACTGGTGAAGAGATCACAGAAGAAAAGTTTGCAAGACGTGAAGCCGACGTCTGTTCTTCCTCGCAAG GAGGATACGGGACACCTGAGGgctgttctctctctgctgcagccgGGTATTGGCTCAGATCATGACGCCCAGCCCTCCCAAGACCATAAACCCATCCCAAACCCCAAACCCCGTCGTCCATCCTGGTGTAAGTGCGATTGCTGCACTCCCTGCTCTGTCCCTCAGGAGGAGCTGTGTTGCCGGTGGAGTGACGGAGTCTGCAtcacctcttctcctctgtttgaGCATCTTGTGTTACGTCGCTCTCTGCTTGAGGCCGTCCTCCTTTACCGGGACCCTCTGTCTTCACCTGCTGATCGACGCCAGACCGCCGCCCTGCGTCATTGTGCCTACAGACAGTACATCAGCTGGAGGTTTGGAGTCCCACCTAACGACACCCACCCAGCCATCCCCAGCTGCTGCGTGTGGAGAGTCAGGGAGGAGTACCCCAGCCCTGACGGACAGTACAGCGGCTTCAGACTTACCAGGATGGCTTCCCTGCAGGCCTGTGCTAACGGAGAGCTGTGA
- the LOC124057513 gene encoding probable G-protein coupled receptor 21 — MNSSSNVNQSGSPLFCLLGTVGYSYSLDTCVLEVVVILFLTMLIIVGNLMVIFVFHCAPLLHHHTTSHFIQTMAYADLLVGVSCLVPSLSLLHYLRGLNEELTCKTFGYMVSVLKSVSMASLACISVDRYIAITRPLSYATLVTPCRLRVCIVLIWVYSALIFLPSFFGWGKPGYHGDIFQWCADSWKTNPGFSTFIVGLLYAPAALTVCFTYGSIFKICRQHTREITQRHARFSSQTEGDKSERGERCEGCPDKRYAMVLFRITSVFYVLWMPYILYFLLESAGLYHHKVASFLTTWLAISNSFCNCLIYSLSNSVFRKGLGRLFSPLFPSCLGCTDAKKAPAPASPRPDPQCQV, encoded by the coding sequence ATGAACTCTTCCTCCAATGTGAACCAAAGCGGTTCTCCCCTGTTCTGCCTGCTGGGCACTGTGGGTTACTCCTACAGCCTGGATACCTGCGTGTTGGAGGTGGTCgtcatcctcttcctcaccatGCTCATCATCGTCGGTAACCTGATGGTGATCTTCGTCTTTCACTGTGCCCCATTGCTGCACCACCACACCACCAGCCACTTCATCCAGACAATGGCCTACGCCGACCTGCTGGTGGGCGTTAGCTGCCTGGTACCCTCGCTGTCCCTCCTCCACTATCTCCGAGGCCTGAATGAGGAACTCACTTGCAAGACCTTTGGCTATATGGTGTCTGTGCTAAAAAGTGTCTCCATGGCCTCACTCGCATGCATCAGCGTGGACCGCTACATCGCCATCACCCGTCCTTTGTCGTACGCCACGCTTGTGACGCCATGCCGGCTGAGGGTGTGCATCGTCCTCATTTGGGTTTACTCCGCTTTGATCTTCCTGCCGTCCTTCTTCGGCTGGGGGAAGCCGGGTTATCACGGGGACATATTTCAGTGGTGTGCAGACTCCTGGAAGACCAACCCAGGGTTCAGCACTTTCATCGTGGGGCTACTCTACGCACCAGCAGCGCTCACTGTCTGCTTCACCTACGGGAGTATATTCAAAATCTGCCGGCAGCATACAAGGGAGATCACCCAGCGCCACGCTCGCTTCAGCTCACAGACAGAGGGTGATAAAAGCGAGAGAGGGGAGCGGTGTGAGGGTTGTCCAGACAAACGCTATGCCATGGTGCTGTTCCGCATCACCAGCGTGTTCTACGTGCTGTGGATGCCATACATCCTCTACTTCCTCCTTGAGAGCGCTGGGCTGTATCACCACAAGGTGGCGTCTTTCCTCACAACATGGTTGGCAATTAGCAACAGCTTCTGTAACTGTCTCATCTACAGCCTCTCAAACAGTGTCTTCCGAAAAGGTCTAGGCCGCCTTTTTAGCCCATTGTTTCCTTCCTGCCTTGGCTGTACGGATGCCAAAAAAGCGCCAGCTCCAGCAAGCCCGCGACCAGACCCTCAATGCCAAGTATGA
- the p2rx7 gene encoding P2X purinoceptor 7 isoform X2: MRRAVFIFQVPLKGRVCRTDKDCEKGAWDQQSHGIQTGSCVKFDVLTKSCEVSAWCPVETKTKPQRPALLAAAENFTVLIKNNIRFPAFNFIRRNILPHMNDAYLRSCQRVNDSLCPIFKLGDIVQEAGEKFSEMAVEGGVIGILIKWDCNLDRLMQHCFPKYSFRRLDEKESNRTLYPGLNFRYAKYNTVNGVEERTLYKAFGIRFDVMVFGQAGKFSFIQLIIYIGSTLSYYALTTILIDWLIGTSCYSAEVGQNYSERKVESVQDKQKCILCVSYVDENSIRLVKRSQKKSLQDVKPTSVLPRKEDTGHLRAVLSLLQPGIGSDHDAQPSQDHKPIPNPKPRRPSWCKCDCCTPCSVPQEELCCRWSDGVCITSSPLFEHLVLRRSLLEAVLLYRDPLSSPADRRQTAALRHCAYRQYISWRFGVPPNDTHPAIPSCCVWRVREEYPSPDGQYSGFRLTRMASLQACANGEL, translated from the exons ATGCGCAGAG CAGTGTTTATATTCCAGGTTCCCCTGAAAGGCAGAGTGTGTCGTACTGATAAGGACTGTGAGAAGGGAGCCTGGGATCAGCAGAGTCACG GGATACAGACAGGATCATGTGTGAAGTTTGATGTGTTGACGAAATCTTGTGAAGTATCTGCATGGTGTCCAGTTGAAACCAAGACAAAACCTCAGAG GCCTGCTCTGTTGGCAGCAGCCGAGAACTTTACAGtcctcatcaaaaacaacatCCGGTTCCCCGCATTCAACTTCATCCG aaGGAACATCCTCCCACACATGAACGATGCCTACCTGAGGAGCTGTCAGAGAGTAAACGACTCGCTGTGTCCCATCTTCAAACTGGGAGACATCGTTCAAGAGGCTGGAGAAAAATTCTCTGAAATGGCGGTCGAG GGGGGCGTCATCGGCATCCTGATCAAATGGGACTGCAACCTGGACCGACTCATGCAGCACTGCTTTCCCAAATACTCCTTCAGACGGCTGGATGAGAAAGAGAGTAACAGGACACTGTACCCCGGCCTCAACTTCAG GTATGCAAAGTACAACACGGTGAACGGAGTGGAGGAGCGAACGTTGTACAAAGCATTTGGGATCAGGTTTGATGTCATGGTGTTCGGACAG GCTGGAAAGTTCAGCTTCATCCAGCTTATCATCTACATCGGATCAACGCTGTCATATTATGCTCTG acAACAATATTGATCGACTGGCTGATTGGAACCAGCTGTTACTCTGCAGAGGTGGGACAAAACTACTCTGAGAGGAAAGTGGAATCAGTCCAAGACAAACAGAAG tgcatCCTCTGTGTGTCCTACGTTGATGAGAACAGCATTCGACTGGTGAAGAGATCACAGAAGAAAAGTTTGCAAGACGTGAAGCCGACGTCTGTTCTTCCTCGCAAG GAGGATACGGGACACCTGAGGgctgttctctctctgctgcagccgGGTATTGGCTCAGATCATGACGCCCAGCCCTCCCAAGACCATAAACCCATCCCAAACCCCAAACCCCGTCGTCCATCCTGGTGTAAGTGCGATTGCTGCACTCCCTGCTCTGTCCCTCAGGAGGAGCTGTGTTGCCGGTGGAGTGACGGAGTCTGCAtcacctcttctcctctgtttgaGCATCTTGTGTTACGTCGCTCTCTGCTTGAGGCCGTCCTCCTTTACCGGGACCCTCTGTCTTCACCTGCTGATCGACGCCAGACCGCCGCCCTGCGTCATTGTGCCTACAGACAGTACATCAGCTGGAGGTTTGGAGTCCCACCTAACGACACCCACCCAGCCATCCCCAGCTGCTGCGTGTGGAGAGTCAGGGAGGAGTACCCCAGCCCTGACGGACAGTACAGCGGCTTCAGACTTACCAGGATGGCTTCCCTGCAGGCCTGTGCTAACGGAGAGCTGTGA